One window of the Acinetobacter equi genome contains the following:
- a CDS encoding D-amino acid dehydrogenase, giving the protein MKKHVAVIGGGVIGLSTAYALIKDGHQVTIIEAKDKVGSQTSFANGGQLSYRYVAPLADAGVPIQALQWLGKSHSPLNFKLNISPFQWSWLLKFLFVCNRKDNIKNGHHILRLSLYSQSIMSKWRDEIDDFCWVKSGKLVIHRDQYAFKKAASGIDPQVQKALNREETIALEPSLNSISSTLVGSIYTPDDETADCYKFCLALYKKLEQSSNFKCLYKTEVKNFIKQNNKITAVETNMGCIEADDFIIAAGNGSSALFEMVNISVPVYPLKGYSLTLPFPKSNNVVPAMSVTDYANKIVYAKLGNQLRIAAMVDIGYQDVDIRPERIKALKDIVSKTFPDLLGIDTAEEWSGLRPSTPKGTPILGPTQYSNLWSNIGHGSLGFTLAAGSAMVISKLISQENSPIALDGLSLEK; this is encoded by the coding sequence ATGAAAAAGCATGTAGCCGTAATCGGTGGTGGGGTGATTGGATTAAGTACAGCTTATGCACTTATTAAAGACGGTCATCAAGTTACAATTATTGAAGCAAAAGACAAAGTTGGTTCCCAAACAAGTTTTGCAAATGGCGGACAGTTAAGTTATCGCTATGTCGCACCTTTAGCAGATGCAGGTGTTCCAATCCAAGCTTTACAATGGTTGGGAAAATCACATTCGCCATTAAATTTTAAGTTGAATATTTCGCCATTTCAGTGGTCTTGGTTGTTAAAATTTTTATTTGTCTGTAACCGAAAAGATAATATTAAAAATGGTCATCATATTTTAAGATTATCGTTATATAGCCAAAGTATTATGTCTAAATGGCGTGATGAAATAGATGACTTTTGCTGGGTAAAGTCAGGAAAATTGGTAATTCATCGTGATCAATATGCATTTAAAAAAGCAGCTTCAGGCATAGACCCCCAAGTACAAAAAGCATTGAATCGCGAAGAAACTATTGCTCTTGAACCTTCATTAAATAGTATTTCTTCAACTTTAGTTGGTTCTATTTATACACCTGATGATGAAACAGCTGATTGTTATAAATTTTGTTTGGCATTATATAAAAAATTAGAACAAAGTTCTAATTTTAAGTGCTTGTACAAGACTGAAGTCAAAAACTTTATAAAACAAAATAATAAAATTACAGCAGTTGAGACAAATATGGGGTGTATCGAAGCTGATGATTTTATCATTGCCGCAGGAAATGGTAGTAGTGCTCTATTTGAGATGGTTAATATTTCTGTACCAGTTTATCCATTAAAGGGATATAGCTTAACGTTACCATTTCCAAAAAGTAATAATGTTGTACCAGCAATGAGCGTAACAGATTATGCCAATAAAATTGTGTATGCAAAACTAGGGAATCAGCTTCGTATTGCTGCAATGGTTGATATTGGTTATCAAGATGTAGATATCCGTCCAGAGCGAATCAAAGCATTAAAAGATATTGTGAGTAAAACATTTCCTGATTTACTTGGTATAGATACAGCAGAAGAATGGAGTGGACTGCGCCCATCTACACCAAAAGGAACACCAATTTTAGGTCCTACACAATACTCAAACTTATGGTCAAATATTGGTCATGGTAGTTTAGGTTTCACACTAGCTGCAGGAAGTGCAATGGTGATTAGTAAATTAATTAGTCAAGAAAACTCACCCATCGCTTTAGATGGTTTATCTTTGGAGAAATAA
- a CDS encoding NAD(P)-dependent alcohol dehydrogenase, producing MPIKVLGYAAQSSTSALAPYTFERRDPREDDVVIEIDYCGVCHSDLHQAKNDWGFSQYPIVPGHEIVGHVIAKGENATKFQIGDVVGIGCMVDSCQTCSACHSDLEQYCEEGNTATYGSLDRHDGRMTYGGYSKTIVCREKFVLKVPENLDLKAVPPLLCAGITTWSPLRHWNVGSGSKVAVVGLGGLGHMAIKLAHALGAEVTLLTRSMDKEKDARLLGAHHVVLSTNEAQMKQVTNQFDLIIDTVPYDHDLKPYIPTLALNGTLVLVGYLGEISAHSVPMILGRKSIAGSLIGGIKETQELLDFCGKHNIVSEIELINMSNINEAYERMLKSDVKYRFVIDNNTF from the coding sequence ATGCCAATTAAAGTACTCGGTTATGCTGCTCAAAGTTCAACAAGTGCATTAGCACCATATACGTTTGAACGCCGTGATCCACGTGAAGACGATGTTGTTATTGAAATTGATTATTGTGGTGTATGCCATTCGGACTTGCATCAAGCTAAAAATGATTGGGGATTTAGTCAATATCCAATTGTGCCGGGTCATGAAATTGTAGGTCATGTAATTGCTAAAGGTGAAAATGCAACTAAATTTCAGATAGGTGACGTTGTTGGTATTGGCTGTATGGTTGATTCGTGTCAAACATGTTCAGCGTGCCACTCAGATTTAGAACAGTACTGTGAGGAAGGAAATACTGCAACTTATGGTAGCTTAGATCGTCATGATGGTCGAATGACTTATGGAGGTTATTCTAAGACTATAGTTTGTCGTGAAAAATTTGTTTTAAAAGTCCCTGAAAATTTAGACTTAAAAGCTGTACCACCATTATTGTGTGCAGGTATTACAACATGGTCACCTTTAAGACATTGGAATGTTGGATCAGGCTCTAAAGTTGCTGTTGTCGGTTTAGGTGGCTTAGGACATATGGCAATTAAACTGGCTCATGCTTTAGGTGCAGAGGTTACTTTACTTACGCGTTCAATGGATAAAGAAAAGGATGCAAGATTATTAGGTGCTCATCATGTTGTGTTATCAACAAATGAAGCTCAGATGAAACAAGTGACAAATCAATTTGATTTAATTATTGATACTGTCCCATATGATCATGACTTAAAACCATATATTCCAACATTAGCGTTAAATGGTACTTTAGTTCTAGTTGGATATCTTGGTGAAATTAGTGCTCATTCAGTTCCAATGATTTTAGGAAGAAAATCGATCGCTGGCTCATTAATTGGTGGTATTAAAGAAACTCAAGAATTGCTTGATTTCTGTGGTAAACATAACATTGTTTCTGAAATTGAGCTCATAAATATGAGTAACATTAATGAAGCATATGAACGTATGTTAAAGAGTGATGTGAAATATCGATTTGTTATTGATAATAATACATTTTAA
- a CDS encoding DcaP family trimeric outer membrane transporter, with protein MNTHKQFRIKAIVLLCTGICISSLSQANTQTEIDELKHELHMLKQLVQHMNSQQQTQSEQLVKAQKFQKSSQNQNLKNTVGLTKGGAEFNLYGNIRLDALYQIEGGTQSRLYNQINTVPLTRDSASSDILKSTLAATRLGLDFKASILNENLGGKIEVDFLGANDALRIRHAYLTYNQWLIGQTWSNFAIPDYMPESIDALGYVGGAVKRDPQIRYTQKFNPNSSLVIALEDTKDSSSHMKLPALTMHFNQKITENLNISARTMLDEKRSDNDQAMAWGVGFGLKYDVFENTTFKADYYHVKGDSSLVSWTNAGFVVDQEDHTLAMNKFNSITFGVTQQINEKMRTTLGYGYMKADPNQHYLDASLDLTKINKELWQAWANVFYSPVKPISLGLEYVYGERKAYADDVQGSNKGIDNRFNAVAIYTF; from the coding sequence ATGAATACTCATAAACAATTTAGAATTAAAGCAATTGTATTATTATGCACAGGAATTTGTATAAGCTCATTATCTCAAGCAAATACTCAAACTGAAATTGACGAATTAAAACATGAATTGCATATGTTAAAACAGCTTGTTCAGCATATGAATAGTCAGCAACAGACTCAATCTGAACAATTGGTGAAAGCACAAAAGTTTCAAAAAAGTTCTCAAAATCAAAACTTGAAAAATACTGTGGGCTTAACAAAAGGTGGAGCTGAATTTAACCTTTATGGAAATATTCGTTTAGATGCTTTATATCAAATAGAAGGTGGTACACAATCACGGTTATATAATCAAATTAATACCGTACCGCTTACCAGAGATTCAGCATCTTCAGACATACTAAAATCTACTTTGGCAGCAACGCGTTTAGGTTTAGATTTTAAAGCATCGATACTAAATGAAAATTTAGGTGGAAAAATAGAAGTTGATTTTTTAGGAGCAAATGATGCACTGAGAATTCGACATGCATATTTAACTTATAACCAATGGTTAATTGGTCAAACTTGGTCAAACTTTGCAATTCCAGATTATATGCCTGAAAGTATTGATGCATTGGGCTATGTTGGCGGAGCAGTTAAACGTGATCCACAAATTCGGTATACACAAAAATTTAATCCAAATTCAAGTTTAGTTATTGCACTGGAAGATACTAAAGATTCATCTTCGCATATGAAATTACCAGCATTAACAATGCATTTTAATCAAAAAATTACAGAAAATTTAAATATTAGCGCACGAACAATGCTTGATGAAAAACGTTCAGATAATGACCAAGCTATGGCTTGGGGTGTTGGTTTTGGATTAAAATATGATGTCTTTGAAAATACAACATTTAAAGCCGACTATTATCATGTGAAAGGTGATAGCAGTTTAGTATCTTGGACGAATGCTGGATTTGTTGTGGATCAAGAAGATCACACCTTAGCTATGAATAAGTTTAATTCGATTACTTTTGGTGTTACTCAGCAAATCAATGAAAAAATGAGAACAACATTAGGCTATGGTTATATGAAAGCAGATCCTAATCAGCATTATTTAGATGCATCATTAGACTTAACCAAAATAAACAAGGAATTATGGCAAGCATGGGCAAATGTATTTTATAGTCCAGTAAAACCTATTAGCTTAGGTCTGGAATATGTTTATGGTGAAAGAAAAGCATATGCCGATGATGTACAAGGCAGTAATAAAGGTATAGATAATCGTTTCAATGCTGTCGCAATTTATACATTTTAA
- a CDS encoding RidA family protein → MSDIQRIGVNTRLAGCVVHNGLVYVSGQVPTSLDADAKQQTLEVLEKIDILLAQAGSDKSRILTAQIWIKNIAEDFNAFNECWEAWLPEGTAPARAALQADLARPQVLVEVMLTAAVK, encoded by the coding sequence ATGAGCGATATTCAACGTATTGGTGTAAATACACGTTTAGCAGGATGTGTAGTTCATAACGGACTAGTTTATGTATCAGGTCAAGTTCCAACATCGTTAGATGCCGATGCAAAACAGCAGACACTAGAAGTTCTAGAAAAAATAGATATTTTATTAGCACAAGCGGGCAGTGATAAAAGTCGTATTTTGACAGCTCAAATTTGGATAAAAAATATAGCTGAAGATTTCAATGCATTTAATGAATGTTGGGAAGCTTGGTTACCAGAAGGTACTGCACCTGCTCGAGCTGCTTTACAGGCTGATTTAGCTCGTCCTCAAGTCCTGGTGGAAGTAATGTTAACAGCCGCTGTTAAGTAA
- a CDS encoding cupin domain-containing protein, whose product MRIHADFTKLIIITPDDYEWIKSPGGEVNRMMLDRIGEEQARATSLVEFAPNSQFPEHKHPLGEEVLVLSGVFTEDKEQHYPTGWYMRNQHQSVHQVSSERGCRIFVKLMQMTEDELEPTRINTLDSTNWVSTLDRYICPLYESKIEKTFLEKLDANQNFSETLEQDVEIFIIEGELCSDSNFYPTGSWLRIPQKSNLQLCATALGATIYIKSGHLQHAMNVWSNEAR is encoded by the coding sequence ATGCGTATCCATGCTGACTTTACAAAACTAATCATTATCACTCCCGATGATTATGAATGGATTAAATCGCCTGGTGGAGAGGTTAATCGCATGATGCTTGATCGAATTGGTGAGGAACAAGCACGTGCAACAAGTTTAGTGGAATTTGCACCAAACTCTCAATTTCCTGAGCATAAGCATCCACTTGGTGAAGAAGTGTTGGTATTGTCAGGCGTATTTACTGAAGATAAAGAACAGCATTATCCTACAGGTTGGTATATGCGTAATCAGCATCAGTCAGTACATCAGGTTTCTAGCGAAAGAGGTTGTAGAATTTTTGTCAAACTTATGCAGATGACAGAAGATGAATTAGAACCAACACGTATAAATACGCTAGATTCCACAAACTGGGTGTCAACTCTAGATCGATATATTTGCCCTTTATATGAATCAAAAATTGAAAAAACATTTTTAGAAAAGTTAGATGCTAATCAGAATTTTTCCGAAACTCTAGAACAAGATGTAGAAATTTTTATTATTGAAGGTGAGTTGTGTTCGGATTCAAATTTTTATCCTACTGGTTCATGGTTACGCATACCACAGAAAAGTAATTTACAATTATGTGCAACAGCTTTGGGCGCAACAATTTATATTAAATCTGGTCATTTGCAACATGCTATGAATGTTTGGAGTAATGAAGCCAGATAA
- a CDS encoding LysR family transcriptional regulator, whose translation MNMPFSRFTEYFIAVAKFGSLRKAADHLFISVSAIHRQISLAEEEFGLPLFERFSHGLKLTLAGEMLYADLLKWQKEFQHTCIRFDEIQGLKRGNIEFGLISALNESFVTRSIQSMYNDYPWINFNIQIMDSDRISEKIIATELDFGLILNPTMHHQLEILDFIEFPIGFVMHKQHDLAKKEKIYLSDTLEERHLIPSEPLIIHDYVTALYKKHQFNPIRKTESNSIQFIHTMLKENLGISILSYLDVMPLIDEKNLYFRPILDQGLHPLTLGLCVAPKRQLSKASLQMIKHITEIMEQIKLQLHF comes from the coding sequence ATGAATATGCCATTTTCACGTTTTACTGAATACTTTATTGCTGTTGCCAAATTTGGAAGTTTAAGAAAAGCAGCAGATCATCTTTTTATTTCGGTCTCTGCTATTCATAGACAAATAAGTTTAGCTGAAGAAGAATTTGGCTTACCTTTATTTGAAAGGTTTTCACATGGATTAAAACTAACTTTAGCTGGTGAAATGCTATACGCAGATCTTTTAAAATGGCAAAAAGAATTTCAACATACATGTATTCGATTTGATGAAATACAAGGTTTAAAACGGGGAAATATTGAATTTGGACTGATTTCAGCACTAAATGAGAGTTTTGTCACTCGTTCAATTCAAAGTATGTATAACGATTATCCATGGATTAATTTTAATATTCAAATTATGGATAGTGATCGAATTTCAGAAAAAATCATTGCAACAGAACTAGATTTTGGATTAATTTTAAACCCTACAATGCATCATCAGCTTGAAATATTAGATTTTATTGAATTTCCTATTGGTTTTGTAATGCATAAACAACATGACTTAGCCAAGAAAGAAAAAATATATTTGTCAGATACTTTAGAAGAACGGCATCTCATTCCTTCGGAACCGCTAATTATTCATGATTATGTAACAGCATTATATAAAAAACATCAGTTTAACCCTATTCGAAAAACTGAAAGTAACAGCATTCAATTTATTCATACAATGTTAAAAGAAAATTTAGGGATCAGTATTTTAAGCTACTTAGATGTAATGCCCTTAATTGATGAAAAAAATCTTTATTTTCGCCCTATATTAGACCAAGGATTACATCCTTTAACCTTAGGTTTATGCGTTGCACCAAAACGACAACTATCAAAAGCATCCTTACAGATGATTAAGCACATCACAGAAATTATGGAACAAATAAAATTGCAACTGCATTTTTAA
- a CDS encoding aromatic ring-hydroxylating oxygenase subunit alpha: protein MNAIPVLNLFSQPECSQFDPTDWNILAHHWYPVARIQDVSSTPQQVTLLDVKMALYKTQSGRIHLVRDICPHRGVPLSKGWVEGDQIICPYHGLHYNEQGKCTKIPAQPDLSKISDRFSLTCFPVVEKYGLIWTSLFNRDEHSANFPILDTWENDLHQAILPPYVDIAGSSGRQLEGFIDVAHFAWVHHQAFANRENQVVSKYHTERTDYGFKSIYISDVSNYPHGLQHLAPDDFLWTREFDIYPPFSATLTVYFPNNGILKILNACCPVSYNKTRLFVPLTRNFDTTGDLQAVYDFNAQIFAEDQDMVESQKPEELPLDISMEAHFEADRSSTMYRRILAEWGLSKRYIV, encoded by the coding sequence ATGAATGCAATACCTGTATTAAATCTATTTTCTCAACCTGAATGTAGTCAATTTGATCCCACAGATTGGAATATTTTAGCGCACCATTGGTATCCTGTTGCTCGTATTCAAGATGTGAGTAGTACACCACAGCAAGTGACATTGTTAGATGTAAAAATGGCATTATATAAAACACAAAGTGGTCGAATTCATTTAGTCAGAGATATATGTCCACATCGTGGTGTGCCATTATCTAAAGGTTGGGTTGAAGGTGATCAAATTATCTGCCCATATCATGGTTTACATTATAACGAGCAAGGGAAATGTACAAAAATTCCTGCACAGCCTGATTTATCTAAAATTTCGGATAGATTTAGTCTAACTTGTTTCCCTGTTGTAGAAAAATATGGATTAATTTGGACCAGTTTATTTAATCGAGATGAACATTCAGCAAACTTTCCAATTTTAGATACATGGGAAAATGATTTACACCAAGCCATTTTACCACCTTATGTTGATATTGCAGGTTCAAGTGGGCGTCAATTAGAAGGATTTATTGATGTTGCTCATTTTGCTTGGGTGCATCATCAAGCTTTTGCTAATCGTGAAAATCAAGTTGTATCTAAATATCATACAGAACGTACGGATTATGGGTTCAAAAGCATTTATATTTCAGATGTAAGCAACTATCCACATGGTTTACAACATTTAGCACCAGACGACTTTTTATGGACAAGAGAATTTGATATATATCCACCATTTAGTGCAACTTTGACGGTTTATTTCCCCAATAATGGTATCTTAAAAATATTAAATGCCTGTTGTCCTGTTTCCTATAATAAAACACGTTTATTTGTACCATTAACTCGAAATTTTGATACGACAGGAGATTTACAGGCTGTTTATGATTTTAATGCACAAATTTTTGCAGAAGATCAAGACATGGTAGAAAGTCAAAAACCAGAAGAACTTCCTCTAGATATATCCATGGAAGCTCATTTTGAAGCTGATCGTTCATCAACAATGTATCGTCGTATTTTGGCAGAATGGGGCTTAAGCAAGCGCTATATTGTTTAA
- a CDS encoding MFS transporter, with translation MKEDQININNLVDEATFTPFHWGVLLWCLIIIIFDGYDLVIYGVVLPLLMQEWGLSTVQAGMLASTALFGMMFGAMSFGTLSDKLGRKKTIMICVAIFSGFTFLGAFASSPTEFGILRFLAGLGIGGVMPNVVALMTEYAPKKIRSTLVAIMFSGYAIGGMASALLGAWLVVDYGWKIMFYIAGIPLLFLPLIWKYLPESLMFLTQNGENIKVQEVVSKITPNQVITTKTTFVLNEVIAGDEAPLKALFQQGRSASTFMFWIAFFMCLLMVYALGSWLPKLMIQAGYSLGASMIFLFALNIGGMIGAIGGGALADKFHLKPVLTSMFLLGSMSLILLGFNSPTFVLYTLIAVAGAATIGSQILLYTFVAQYYPTTLRSTGMGWASGIGRIGAIVGPVLTGALLGFELPHQMNFLAIAIPGVIAALAIFLVNLKSSVEGATHQSTVNTEVRAFKSSTH, from the coding sequence GTGAAAGAAGATCAAATAAATATTAATAATTTAGTAGATGAAGCAACATTTACGCCTTTCCATTGGGGCGTTTTACTTTGGTGCTTAATCATTATTATTTTTGATGGCTATGATTTAGTTATTTACGGCGTAGTTTTACCATTACTCATGCAGGAGTGGGGGTTAAGTACAGTTCAAGCAGGAATGCTTGCGAGCACAGCACTTTTTGGCATGATGTTTGGTGCAATGTCTTTTGGAACACTCTCTGACAAATTAGGTCGTAAAAAAACCATTATGATTTGTGTTGCCATTTTTAGTGGTTTTACATTTTTGGGTGCATTTGCATCATCACCAACAGAATTTGGAATATTACGCTTTCTTGCTGGTTTAGGCATAGGCGGTGTGATGCCGAATGTCGTTGCTTTAATGACTGAATATGCACCTAAAAAAATTCGAAGCACATTAGTTGCAATTATGTTTAGTGGTTATGCGATTGGTGGAATGGCATCTGCATTATTGGGAGCTTGGCTAGTCGTTGATTATGGCTGGAAAATTATGTTCTATATAGCGGGCATTCCACTTTTATTTTTACCATTGATTTGGAAATATTTACCAGAATCTCTGATGTTTTTAACCCAAAATGGTGAAAATATAAAAGTTCAAGAAGTTGTTTCTAAAATTACGCCTAATCAGGTGATTACAACAAAAACAACTTTTGTTTTAAATGAAGTTATTGCAGGTGATGAAGCACCATTAAAAGCACTTTTCCAACAAGGTCGTTCAGCTAGTACTTTTATGTTCTGGATTGCATTCTTTATGTGCTTATTGATGGTATATGCATTAGGTAGTTGGCTACCAAAACTCATGATTCAAGCGGGATATTCATTAGGTGCAAGTATGATTTTCTTATTTGCATTAAATATTGGCGGAATGATTGGTGCAATTGGTGGTGGTGCTTTAGCAGATAAATTCCACTTAAAGCCTGTACTGACAAGTATGTTTTTACTAGGTTCAATGTCACTTATTTTATTAGGATTTAATAGTCCTACATTTGTTTTATATACATTAATTGCAGTTGCAGGAGCGGCAACAATTGGTTCACAAATTTTACTTTATACTTTTGTTGCTCAGTATTATCCAACAACGTTACGCTCGACAGGAATGGGATGGGCTTCAGGAATTGGACGAATTGGTGCAATTGTAGGTCCTGTATTGACTGGCGCGTTACTTGGCTTTGAATTGCCACATCAGATGAATTTTTTAGCGATTGCAATACCAGGTGTTATTGCAGCACTTGCTATATTCCTAGTCAATCTAAAATCTTCGGTTGAAGGAGCTACTCATCAAAGTACCGTAAATACAGAAGTGAGAGCATTTAAGTCATCAACACATTAA
- a CDS encoding LysR family transcriptional regulator, whose protein sequence is MELRHLRYYVAVVEEQSFTKAAERLFIAQPPLSRQIQNLEAELNVQLFERGSRPLKTTEAGQFFYQHALKLLSNAEEIKSMTKRVGMADRTITIGFVGSLLFGLLSNIVYLFKQQQPNLKIEMIEMATAEQIEALKEGKIDVGFGRLRISDPAIKRVLLREERLMVAVHSSHPLVLKKEGVYLSELVDHTIFLYPNNNKPNFSTQVRAMFSEHGLEPQNLREVRELALACGFVAAGEGICIVPESAQSIQLTHLHFIPLLDQSAISPVFMTIRNLDESDDILSLFDCIYQVYDLEDIKYDRSIF, encoded by the coding sequence ATGGAATTAAGACATTTACGTTATTATGTAGCGGTGGTTGAAGAGCAAAGTTTCACAAAAGCCGCTGAAAGATTATTCATTGCTCAACCACCTTTAAGCCGACAAATACAAAACCTTGAAGCAGAACTCAATGTTCAATTATTTGAACGAGGAAGTCGCCCTTTAAAGACCACAGAAGCAGGTCAATTTTTCTACCAACATGCCTTAAAACTTTTGTCTAATGCAGAAGAAATAAAGTCTATGACCAAACGTGTAGGAATGGCAGATCGAACGATTACGATTGGGTTTGTAGGTTCACTTTTATTTGGTTTACTGTCCAATATTGTCTATTTATTTAAACAACAGCAGCCAAATTTAAAAATTGAAATGATTGAAATGGCGACAGCCGAACAAATAGAAGCATTAAAAGAAGGAAAAATTGATGTTGGATTTGGTCGGCTACGTATTTCAGATCCTGCTATTAAACGTGTACTCCTTCGAGAAGAACGATTAATGGTTGCTGTTCATTCTAGTCATCCTTTGGTTTTAAAAAAAGAAGGAGTTTATTTATCTGAATTGGTTGATCACACTATATTTTTATATCCCAACAATAATAAGCCAAACTTTTCTACACAAGTTAGAGCAATGTTTTCCGAACATGGCTTAGAACCACAGAATTTAAGAGAAGTTCGTGAACTTGCTTTAGCTTGTGGTTTTGTTGCTGCAGGTGAAGGAATTTGTATTGTGCCTGAAAGTGCACAAAGTATTCAGTTAACACATTTACACTTTATCCCATTATTAGATCAATCAGCTATTAGCCCAGTTTTTATGACCATTCGTAATTTAGATGAAAGTGATGATATTTTGTCTTTATTTGATTGTATCTATCAAGTTTATGATTTAGAAGATATTAAGTATGATCGATCAATTTTTTAA
- a CDS encoding LysR family transcriptional regulator gives MNLRHLEMFYAVMLFGSLTEAASSLCISQPAASKLLKHAEQRLGFALFKRIKGKLQPTKEAYILYEEIKPIYEKINELNKLTHNLAKNTQGKITLGCLPSLGLSLIPKLTAQFFKKYPNVFVSIGTDHTQALEQKLLQREIDIAVTFQPYTQHGIIATPILEIPLVYIDSQSVVSAQDIHSIDENRWIQPDADSLMRIVKQYRTFNSSMMSVQTYYMASELVRQGLGCSITDVYTAAYSLPKEMIHELKPRMYATIYILRNANVSTTKATEDFIELIKSEIGLITPSIN, from the coding sequence ATGAATCTTAGACACTTGGAAATGTTCTATGCAGTGATGCTTTTTGGGTCACTGACTGAAGCTGCATCATCGTTATGTATTTCACAGCCTGCGGCCAGTAAATTACTTAAACATGCCGAACAACGTCTTGGTTTTGCACTATTTAAACGCATCAAAGGAAAATTACAGCCCACTAAAGAAGCATATATTTTGTATGAAGAAATTAAGCCAATTTATGAAAAAATTAATGAATTAAATAAGCTGACGCATAATTTAGCAAAGAATACACAAGGTAAAATTACACTTGGATGTTTACCAAGTTTAGGCTTAAGTCTAATACCAAAGTTGACTGCTCAATTTTTTAAAAAATATCCAAATGTATTTGTTAGTATTGGTACAGATCACACACAGGCATTAGAACAGAAATTATTACAACGAGAAATTGATATTGCAGTGACATTTCAGCCGTATACCCAACATGGCATTATTGCAACGCCAATTTTAGAGATTCCGTTAGTTTATATTGATTCACAATCGGTTGTTTCAGCTCAAGATATTCATTCTATTGATGAAAATAGATGGATACAGCCAGATGCAGATTCTTTAATGAGAATTGTCAAACAATATAGGACATTTAATAGCAGTATGATGAGTGTTCAAACGTATTACATGGCAAGTGAGCTTGTCCGACAAGGGCTTGGTTGTAGTATTACAGATGTTTATACAGCCGCTTATTCACTACCTAAAGAGATGATTCATGAACTAAAACCTCGTATGTATGCCACAATTTATATTTTAAGAAATGCAAATGTGAGTACAACAAAGGCAACTGAGGATTTTATTGAATTAATCAAATCAGAAATTGGTTTAATTACACCATCAATTAACTAA